TGCGCCTTtattgctgctttcaaaatttacATTTGGCTACAGTTAACTATTTTCGGAGTGTGGTGATTGAAGACAATTTCATCATCCCactgtacttttttgtttttaaagagacagcatcttgctatgtcatccaggctgatctcaaactcccaagctcaagcagtcctgcttcCACCCACGGCTGTACAGGTGCCCCCCCCGCATACATTTTTAATAAGGATTCATAGCTTGGAGGGATTTTATGGCAGTTTTGCtggtttgtttctagttttttgtgtttaatttataCTTAACATGAAGACTAAGTTTATATAACTAGTTATCTGTATAACGCAACAACATTGGAacacaataaatatgtatttttgtaaatggttgactacatttttttttttaaggtggagtttcgctcttgttacccaggctggaatgcaatggcgcgatctcggctcaccgcaacctccgcctcctgggttcaggcaattctcctgcctcaacctcctgagtagctgggattacaggtgtgcgccaccatgcccagctcattttttgtatttttagtagagacggggtttcaccgtgttgaccaggatggtctcgatctcttgacctcgtgatccacccacctcggcctcccaaagtgctaggattacaggcttgagccaccgcgcctggccgactaCATGGTTTTATTGGTTTGATGCCTAATATTTACTTGCTCTCAGGCACAGGAAATACTATGGTTAAAATAAGAGCAGCGAGTGGCCAATTCATACATGTAAGCTTCTGCATTGATTGTAGACAGTCTTCTCAAAGTTAGTCTTTGGAGTTGGTGTGGGAGAGAAAACATTTATCCCAGGGACATCTGTTGAGTGTCTGTGCCCATGTACttggcatttttattttgagacagtctctgtggcccaggctggagtgcagtggcgtgatcttggctcagtgtaacctctgcctcccagtttcaagcgattctgctgcctcagcctcctgagtaacctggactacaggtgtgtgccactgtacctggctaatattgttgtatttttagtagagacggtgtttcaccatgttaggagattgaaactcctgacctcatgatccgctcaccttggcctcccaaagtgctgagatttgcaggcgtgagccactgcgcccggctctgcTTGGCATTTTGTTCAGCTTTAGGAAATGGCTCATCCCTTAATGATATTTAAAGGCATGTCCATCTGAGAGGAAGATGGCTGGAAGCACCCTGGGTGACCGTGGCAGTCCCCAAAACACGGTTCACGGTTGAGTCATCTACCTTGAGGTAGGGGAACCTCTTGACCTGTGTGAGTCAAGAGAAAGTGAGGAAAGAGATGGCTGCCCACCGTCCTCCCTAGCTTCAAGTAGATTTCTGTTTCCCTCGTGCATGGCATTCCTGGGAACGCAGTTCTGTGCTCAGTTTTTGCCAGTTGTCTGCCAGTCTAGTGGCTGAATCCACTTGGCAAGTAGGAGCCCAGCGAAAGTTAGCGCTGCATTCACTTCAGGAGCGTGTGCGACCTGGATTTCTCATGTCTAACAGCCTGCTGGCGAGGGGCAGGTACAGCCCTACACCGACTGGTGTTTCTAGGCAGCTGTGGGCTTTTTCTCCCTGAGAGCATGCAGTTCTTGAAGACTTTTCCTATTAGTTGTGATTGCAGAAGAGCCTTAGGCTGAGCTGAATCTGTGTCAGGCCAAGACGAGGCCATACTGCTCTCCTGGTGAGGGAACAGGGATTCCTGATTTTGTAGCTTTTCACACCAAGTGGAAGAGACAGAACACAAATTCCCAATCTCGAACCTTCCTCGTGTGTTTGAAGGCAGTCAAGGGTTTCCTGATTTTACATTCAAGATAccctcagggctgggcacagtggctcatgcctgtaattccagcacttcaggaggccaaggaaagcggatcacttgaagccaggagttcgagaccagcctggccagcatggtgaaaccatctctactaaaaatacaaaaaaaaaaaaaaagctgggctggTAGTGtacgccggtagtcccagctacttaggaggagactgagacaggagaataagttgaacccggaaggcggaggttgcactccagcctggatgatagagcgagactctgtctccaaaaaaaaaaaaaaaaagatatttacactcagttttcttttcaagGGAAATGGGTCATCTTACAGATTCCAGGAACAGGCTTTCTGAAGCATTTGTTCAGCTTATTGGGCAGTTACCCAAGCATGTTCCCTaaaattcctccttttttttttttttttttttttgagaattttgctcttgttacccaggctggagtatagtggcacgatctcagctcactgcaacctctgtctcctggttcaagcaattctcctgcctcagcctcctgagtagctgagactacaggcaactgccaccacacccagctaatttttctattttcattagagagagggtttcaccatactggccaggctggtctcaaactcctgacctcaggtgatccactcgcctcagcttcccaaagtgctgggatttcaggcctgagtcactgtcCCTGGCCAGCTttagttttagtttctttttttttttttttttaaataatcatcctAATAAATGTGAAGTGATACCTCCTGTTGCtttgattgcatttctctgacgattTATGACattgagcttttaaaatatacctgttgaccattttcatgtctttgggaaaatgtctattcatgtctttagtccattttttaaaaattaggttatcAGTCAGAGGAGCTGCTtacatattttggaaattaacccCTTCTCTgataatataatttgtataaccttttaagaaataaattgtaggccgggcgcagtggctgaagcctgtaatcccagcactttgggaggctgaggcaggcggattacgaggtcaggagatcgagaccatcctggtcaacatggtgaaaccccgtctatactaaaaatacaaaaaaaattagctgggcatggtggtgtgtgcctgtaatacagctactcaggaggctgaggcaggagaattgcctgaacccaggaggcggaggttgtggtgagccgagattgcgccattgcactccagcctgggtaacaagagcgaaactgcgtctcaaaaaaaataaataaaaagaaattgtaggccgggcgtggtggctcaagcctgtaatcccagcactttgggaggccgaggcgggtggatcacgaggtcgagagatcaagaccatcctggtcaacatggtgaaaacccgtctctactaaaaacacaaaaaagtagctgggcatggtggcgcttgcctgtaatcccagctagtcaggaggctgaggcaggagaactgcttgaacccaggaggcggaggttgcggtgagccgagaccgcgccattgcactccagcctgggtaacaagagcgaaactccgtctcaaaaaaaaaaaaaaagaaattgtattgtgtatatttaaggtacacaacatgatgttatgagttacatatacacacatatactaaAATGGTTTtagagccgggcacagtggctcacacctgtaatcccagcactttgggaggccaagtcgggcagatcacgaggtcaggaggtcaagaccattctggctaacacgtgaaaccccttctctactaaaaaatttttaaaaagtagtagggtatggtggtgcgtgcctgtagtcccagctactcaggaggctgaggcaggagacttggaaccgggaggcggaggttgcagtgacgggagatcgcaccattgcagtccagcctggaaacagcgagactcctcaaaaaaaaaaaaaaaaaaagaattttattgatGTAATTGCTGACagaataaattttacttatttaagcCATATGACTGGACATGTGTATCCCCATGAAACCACCAGTTAAGCTGAGAAACACCCAGCACTCCACTTCCCTGTGGCTTCTTCGGCCCTCCAGGCAACACTGGTCTGCTTTCCTCAGTCTAGTTTGTATTTCCTAGAATTttctgtaaatggaatcatacagtatgtattctttttgtCTGGCTTTTTCCACCCAGCTTTgttgaaattcatccatgttgtagcatatatgagtacttgtttttttgttgttgtttttttgtttttgttgagacagggtcttgtgtcacccaggctggagtgcaatggcacgatccccggtcactgcaacctcagtctcccaagctcaagcaattctcccacctcagcctcctgagtagctgtggttacagggacatgccaccacacccagctaattttcgtatattttggtagagacagtgtttcaccatgttggccaggctggtttcaaattcctgaactcggccgggcgcggtggctcaagcctgtaatcccagcactttgggaggccgaggcgggtggatcacgagatcaagagatcgagaccatcctggtcaacatagtgaaaccccgtctctactaaaaatacaaaaaattagctaggcatggtggcacgtgcttgtaatcccagctactcaggaggctgaggcaggagaattgcctgaacccagggggtggaggttgcggtgagccgagatcgcgccattgcactccagcctgggtaacaggagcaaaactccgtctcaaaaaaaaaaaaaaaaaaaaaaaaaaattcctgaactcaagctatcctcctatctcagcctcccaaagttctgggattacagggtgtgagccactgtgcccggccacttcattctattttattgctaaatagcATTCCCTTGTATAGATATACAAAAGTTTGCTCACCTGTTTACCTGCTGACAAATGTTTGTTTCCAGGTGTGGGTTATTGCACGTATGCCTGCCGTGAACCTGCCGTGAACACTGATGTACACATGCTTGTGTGAATGGATCCATCCTTTCTCCTGGGAGTGGGATACCTGGATCATATGGAAGGtgcatgtttaatattttaatactttttttttttttttttttttttgagacggagtttcgctcttgttacccaggctggagtgcaatggcgcgatctcggctcacagcaacctccgcctcctgggctcaggcaattctcctgcctcagcctcctgagtagctgggattacaggcacgcgccaccatgcccagctaattttttgtatttttagtagagacggggtttcactatgttgaccgggatggtctcgatctctcgacctcgtgatacacccgccttggcctcccaaagtgctgggattacaggcttgagccactgcgcccggctacatttttaatttagaataattttagattttcagaaaaGTTTCGAAGATAGAAGAGTTCCATTTACTCCCATCCAGCTTCCTTTATTGTTAGCCTTTTACACTCCTTTCACACATTTGTCAAAGCTAAGAAACTGACATTGGTACAAAGCGATTAAGCTCCAGACTTTATTTGGATTGCACCAGGTTTTCTGTGAATGCCttctttctgttccaggatccagcCCAGAACACCATATTGCCCCGTTTTCCCTTTGTCCCCGGCTCAGTGCCCACTAAGCCCTCAGCCGCCTTAGTCTCCCCTCCGTTTATGCTTAAAGCAGGGCAGCCTCCTTCTAACAACGCTGGAGATCCAGTTGGGTGTGGGTAACACCCCCCAggggcaccgaggaaggagaactgtgcagaccccaggcacaattagtgcctgaagtataactcACTGCTTActtatatctagcttatatataaaatcatactaGGTCCCGTAtgatctttctatataatcatataacttactgcttactaTATGtagcttaaatatatataaaatcatacttagttccatataatctttctatataatcatataggtattgcagtcggagctgtactgacacatttagtgctgatttatagaatcctcTGCATAACCAcatagtagtttgtagtaggaggaatgcctagagcagtcacagaacagaagcagtacatgggaaaacagccagaccaggacaagaactgAAGACGCACGCagtggcgtccctgcctgaaagggcataagACGTATGGCAGGCTTGgcgcaagagcctctcctcctgaaaaAGGAGTggtagtaccttgcatccagttcctgtggaaagtaggcctcaggcctgagagcCTGCaaataaccgagggagaagaacccctcagGTGTGACCAGTCTCGGaggctgtacaccctgtcagtcttttctcgcttctgtgctagctcaaatcatcctcctataaataagagcacaagtctgtcagctcccactgcattggcttgGAGTaaccttctattagaaatcctttgacaTCTCcggcccccagataagaagtgttgtgcAGGACACCtattgcacacagcccacctttTTGCCTCGGTgaggggtggaccccttttctgtacacgaccctctactCCCTAATGCACACAGCCCatctctctgcccaggtgacataatggtgTGGCCCCCTCACTTGTGACTCATGtaattatgtatgccctatcactaagcctatagatgatgacgtCGCTTACGACCCttccccctgcttgtacctaaaaAATACAGACGCTTCTGGGCGTTGGGGCCTCGCCCGTCTCTGCTCATAGGTGGCATGCCCCCACCCCTAGCCCAGCTGCTCTTCTCCAGTTCtccagtgtcctgtctctttacttctcagatcctgcacctcactcagcacagcataagggccACCCCACAACCCTGTCGGGCCAACAGCCCTACAGTtgggctggaaaaaaaaaaacctatagggGCCTAACTCTGGGCTTAGGCATCCCCACTACCCCACCGCCTCCAGCAGGCTGGGTTCCAGTGCTGCCTCCAGCTGTGTGGATTCCCCGATATCTGTGTTTCCAGGTCCCTCCCCAGCCCGAGGGGACAGTGAAGGTGTCCACATTTCCCGAACAGCTCTGCTGTGCTCCACACGAGGAAAGCCGGGGTTGCTGAGGCTTCCGGGTCCGCGGGCGGTCTCTGGCCTGGGCAGGTGAGTGGTGCAGCGAGGGCCCGTGGCCCGCAAGCGTGCATGAGGTGCCGGGGGACGGCGGGTTTGGGGGCGCGGCTTGGTGCAATAGTGGGAGGTGGGACCTGGGGGGCGTAGCCGAGGGCCTGGCTGGAGGGGGGAGTAGGGGGCGCGGCCTGGTGTTGGCAGCGTGTGGGGGGGAGGGGACAGTGGTCTGGCGTGTGAGGGAGGTGTGGCCACCCCTTGGGGACTACGGACGGACTGGTGGGGGGGGATGGGCTCAGCTTGGTGAGTGTCAGTTGTCGGGGAATGGCGCGGCCTGGCACCTGTACTTAGGGGCCTGGGGGCGTGGCCTGGCACTTGGCGGTTGTTGGCGCGTGACGGGGGCGTGGCCTGGCACGGCCCTCGGGGGCTGGGGGCGTGGCTTTGCTCAAGGCTGTTGGCGGCGCGTGGCGGGGGCGTGGTCTGGCGCCTGGTGGTCTAGGGCTGGGGGCGCGCAGGCTGGCCAGCCAGGGCAGCGGCATGAAGCGGTTGCGCTGGCAGGTGGCGGCTGCGGCGGCCGTGGGCCTGGCGCTGGCCCTGGAGGTGCTACCCTGGGTGCTGCGCTGGCTGCGGTccgggcggcggcggctgcggcgcGAGGTGCTGTTCTTCCCGTCGCAGGTGACCTGCACTGAGGCTCTGCTGAGGGCGCGGGGCGAGGCGCCCGCCGGGGAGCAGGCCGCGCTTCCTGACTGCTGCCTGTGCGGCCTGCCTCACGGCGAGAGCTCGCTGAGCCGCCTAATGCGCGCCCTGCTGGCCGCCCGCGTCAGCCTGGAGCTCTGCCTGTTCGCCTTCTCCAGCCCCCAGCTGGGCCGCGCCGTCCGGCTACTGCACCAGCGCGGGGTGCGAGTGCGGGTGGTCACCGACTGCGACTACATGGCCCTCAACGGCTCACAGATCGGCCTGCTGCGCAAGGCAGGTAGGCCCGGCCCGGCGGGGGCGCAGGTGGACACTTAGGGGAGGGGGTCCGGGGTCGGCCTGAGACCTCATTTGCTTTTCCTCGTGGCCATGGTGGGGTCGGGGTGGTTTAACGCGGAGAAAGCGGAGCCCCCTCAGATGGCCTAGCCGGCTGCGCGGGCGGAAGCGAGCAGGGCCCTTGGTTGTCTCCGCGGCGGGGGTGGTTCTCCCAGTGACTACCGCGCTGGAAGCAGGTGCCCGCGTGTGCCGGCTTAGAGGCGGGGCGGGCTCCCCCAGGAACTCCCCGCCCTACCAGCGGAGGAGTTTCCGTGACTGCTGCATCCCGACCCGCCCTCCCGCAGGCTGTCGGAGACCCCCGGACGGCCTCTGGTGACCCGGATCCTGCTGGCAGGGAAGCTGGACGCCAGGGTTGTGCTGGGACTTCCATACTAAAGGGCTCCAGGGAGAGGCGGCCACCTGCTGCTGAGCAAACCTCAGGCCACCAGGCTTTGGGAGACCTAAAGATGTGTTCTAGAAGGCAGCACCAGGACGTCCGGTGGTTTTCTCAGCTGCATAAGGAGGGGGAACACATATCTCTCTGGCGGGGGTGCCTCTCTCACGGGGTTGACAGAGAGAacaggaaatgtgaataattggGATCCTTGTCCTGCCTGAGGATTCTCAGGCCATCCTGGCCCAGTTCGGTGGCCCAGCCTGCTGTTGCCTTTGGTGTATTTGCACCCACAGGCTCTTGGGCTTCTCTGTCTCCATCACTCAGGTACCCAGAAAGTCACACCTGCACATGCAACCGTTGGATCTGGTAATTCTGGTCACAGTGACTGAGAGACCGTGGAGTCCTGGGAACTGTCCAGCTGGGCAGTGGCCACCAACGCACTGTTCCTTCTGCATAGCCGCGGCCTCTTGCTGACTTGGGCCGCAGCCAGCCTCCCTCTCCGTTCTGGGTGGTGTGGGGCGTGTTGCACCCCGCGTAGGAACAGAGTGGGGTGAGAGGTTTTCATATTGAGGATGTGCCTTTCTCTTTTGGCAGTCACAATAGTTGCCCTCTCAAGTGTTGGTCTTTTTAACGGGGGAGGTGTGGGGACCTCCAGGCGTGCACAGCAGTTCTGTTTGAGTTGCTTTTAGAAGTTGTAGAAGCTGAGGTTTGTGAAGAACTTTCAAGAACCCCTAGACCAAGGTCCCATCCGATCCCCTCTGTGCTTGGCCTCTCAGTGTCCTTGCTGACTTTGAGGCTGTCCAGTGGCATTCACCCATTCAAGGAAGGAATGtcccccaggagctgggacacCCTAGGGCACAAGGCCAGGTTCCCATGGGGATACCAGCTAAGTCACGCATATTTCATTTAGGGCAATAAGAAGGGTCAGGAAAACTTCATAAAGCAGGGTGAGAAGGCAGTGGTGTGGGAGGAAGTGGTGTAGGCCAGGTCAGCTGCCCAGGGGCAGTGACACTCAGGGCAGGGACCTTGATGACACAAGTGGGCTGTCCGGAGGGAGAGGCATGCGGCTGGAAGGGGCAGCAGCACAGacaccctgggccacagactggcttccttgtgaGGAGCCGCAGAGGTCCTCTGTGGCTGACCATGGGAAGTGGTGAGCGCGCGTAGGCCGGGCTTCCCCCGAGAGGCCAGAGGTGGCaggcctggggaggggctggtggTTGGGGCAGTAGATCCCGGTGGAGGCAGGAGGTGTCGGCAGTGGTGAGGCTTTAGATTGCCCACCGTTTGCATGGCAGCACCGACAGGGCCTGCTGGTGGAGTGGCCAGAGCATGAGGAGAAGGGTTGGATCCCCCAGGTGAGGAAGCCACCAGGCGCAATGCGGGACGCACAATTAAATGTGGATTCCACACGCAGGGAGTGAGTTTTAGGGTATGTTCCCAGTACTCCATGGCACATACTTCCCTTCAAAAATGACTATCTGAAACTCCATTTAACTCGATGTCCTGTATTTTGATGTGGAAAAATCTGGCAACTGTGTTGCGTGGCAGCCTGTTTAAAACTTTTAAGCCCCATTTCTAATGGCCTCATTCCTTGAGCAAGTCGTGAGTGAGGCAGTGTTATTCCAGGGGAGAGAGACACAGGCCCTTCCCCGCAGGAATTTGAAAGCTGGTAAGAGGGGAGGTGGACATCACTGGTTTTTGGTGAAGGAAGCAGGGAGTGCGGAAGAGGAGAATTCGTTTGTGCGTCAGTTAGTTAGGGCCCTTCCTCCCTTGGTGGCCAAGGCTGTACCAGTGAAGTGGGCTCTGCTCCCAGACTCCCGGGCCTCTCTGGACAGAGTGGGCACAGTCTCAGCCTTAGCTGTGGAAGAGTCAGACTCTGAAGGCAAGGAGACCCACACGCTGTCTTTGCCCAGGTTGCCTCTGACTGGGTTAGTGACAGCCTCGGCAGCAACCAGTAGCCCCGAAGGGACATGCTACATAGACTCAGAGGTGTGGTCTCACTCAGACCACAGCCTTCCCAGTCCCCCATGGCCTGTGTGTGATGCTCTGGCCCCATGAGTGATGTCCCCTCTGTGGTTCTCAGGATCCCTCCTGGGAGCTTAGCCGCCACCACTCTGTGAAACATGGTGGGCTTTCCTGGCCCAGCAAACTGGAAATAAATAGTAAAGCCATTTGCCCCCAGGAATAATCCACACTGGAGGCGGGACTCCGGAATGGGATGCAAGCACCTTGTCCCTTCCACAGGTATCCAGGTCCGGCACGATCAAGACCTGGGCTACATGCATCACAAGTTCGCAGTCGTGGACAGGAGGGTGCTCATCACTGGCTCGCTCAACTGGACCACACAGGCCATCCAGAACAACAGGGAGAACGTGCTCATCATGGAGGACGACGAGTACGTGCGGCTTTTTCTGGAAGAATTTGAGCGCATCTGGGAAGAGTTTGACCCTACGAAGTATACTTTTTtcccacaaaagaagaaaagtcactGAAGCTGTGCCCCACTTGTCTCCAGAGCTGGAGGGGGATCACTTTCATGGTACAGAACTCTTGGCACCTCCAGCCGAAACCAGACCTAACCAAGAAGGGGACTGTGCCCTCCCTTTGCTCTAGTGCCGTTCACACGCAGCACTGGGGCAAAAGGCCTGGTGCAGAGACCTCAGCACTAGAAAAACATTGTTAAACTCCTGGCCATTAGAATACTAAATTGAACTAAAGGTTAGGGAAGGGAATGTCTGTTATTTCAGGTCAGTTATTTTGGgcgagacctttttttttttttttttttttttttgcccctctGCCAAAATAACTTCAGTCACAACCTGCCACAGGGGTGCTTTCAGGAGTGTGGTCTTTATCTTGGTTTGGAATCGAAGCTTCTGCCACAGTACAGAAAAGGCACAGTGCCTCCTCCAGGTTGGTCCCATTCCCTTCCCTGATTCTAGAAAATCTCTGCTTTGCCTGACTTGGCCCTTTTTATGTCTCTGTGAGAGTTCTTCCATCTCTCTATGTGGCATGCTGGGGATTGGCTGGGGCCAACAGTCTTCTTGTCCCTCACAGTCTGTCCCTGTCCGGTCTCTGTCATCAgagtggggagaggaagggaagagctgAGCGTGCAGTGGGGGTGGCAGGCAGCCTTCGGAACAACCCTGTGAGCGTCATTGCCACCAAAGGCTGGCTGTTCCCTTGCTTCCTTGCATAATTTCTCTTTATAACCAGTATGCATGCCAGTGCCAAGCTCTGCAGCCAGCCTGTCCTTGGGTAGTAAGTGCAGTGGTCTGTCAGGACCGATGGCCAGCAGCTGCTTCTGTTGCCAAGGTgggcttttaactttttttttttttttttgagatggagtctggctctgtggcccaggctggagtgcagtggtgtaaccttgg
This is a stretch of genomic DNA from Saimiri boliviensis isolate mSaiBol1 chromosome 17, mSaiBol1.pri, whole genome shotgun sequence. It encodes these proteins:
- the PLD6 gene encoding mitochondrial cardiolipin hydrolase, with translation MKRLRWQVAAAAAVGLALALEVLPWVLRWLRSGRRRLRREVLFFPSQVTCTEALLRARGEAPAGEQAALPDCCLCGLPHGESSLSRLMRALLAARVSLELCLFAFSSPQLGRAVRLLHQRGVRVRVVTDCDYMALNGSQIGLLRKAGIQVRHDQDLGYMHHKFAVVDRRVLITGSLNWTTQAIQNNRENVLIMEDDEYVRLFLEEFERIWEEFDPTKYTFFPQKKKSH